The Marispirochaeta aestuarii genome has a window encoding:
- a CDS encoding RHS repeat domain-containing protein, which produces LQKTVTLYDTTDYAHRGLVLEQEVLDESGFVYRRTERSYNSVPVYYATKHVGRGTVYEQNLQVGSVFPQLTEERTTQWEKSSGPYEGSTITRSYTYDEYGLVRTMRESTESGSDEDTLWLSIDYDRSTVLTQDRYCVGLPTELVVQSGGESGNTLRHREGSYDDTGHLVSLTTWEDEDTSSTTTLTWTENGLVQSIIDPRGTTVLYTYDDTLDQFVERIETSGSGIAGYTTQMAWDYTLGVMTERTDANGLTERSEYDSYGRLTAVYTPYDESIPAVHYDYEHAGDAYWRSITENKISTDPENEETLRTIIAIDGLGRTIYSAKSGVMTDENGSGETGWNVSGAVRYDKKGRSIEEGQPGFSPGPDDPVPATMRNGTVTDYDILDRPIRVELPDGSVMTTEYGIEEGLPRTISTDPEGRVTETLSDQRGRIVELRKKYQSTLLMKSAYSYDVLGQLCEAVIRDENVSGSPEYRTEYEYDLRGLQTAVESADTGRTTLSYDAAGRLVKKVSAVLRETGGAVNYEYDGLGRLIHIRYPDPGMDVSYQYGTAAAAIEYGAGRLLSRSDESGSIDYEYGKMGEVIAETRTLRRLDPLSTTREARIEYQSNYLGQMESVRYPDGEEIRYDYDEGGQVVHVEGVRPNGSTTVFVERIGYDEFGQRSYLEYGNGDVTRYTYDPERRWLSTLNTENQWGRNLQNLSYSFDNVGNIEERRDASGRYMGTQSYSYDGLYQLVGEEGTYVNKPAGHTSWTDRYSQSFSYDGLGNILTKTSTETRVPSASVRPLNYELDYEYDEQRPHLATRIGELYYSYDANGNVTRESTLPDGQSSAHEAPNLSTIGDVRRADQAFGFINEVESGNENEYIRSFSWDAENRLKSVLTSNGKSVKFLYDADGKRTTKYAGDGSYTEGISGETLYFNEWWTETADSGSFRRAKHIYVGKERIVTRLSNPSTGGTPYEDVNTYYYHPDHLGSAHCITDPQGNPYERIEYTPYGEMWIEIQEDEATASYNYIPFRFTGKEMDRETGLYYYGARYLDPKTSRWMSGDPAGYQLMNPMDGEGKPRQGYSIVEATNWYSYTNNNPIIYVDPNGNISIKSIFNIGQLMVSNPQPLGTPMEAPRSAYGKQFTTIQDSRNATAKVFNAIGFLPSGVTQVLSWLAVAAGAAEGDVNPSVVKYEVRKAFITGAKDEIKVIDAIINGVDPSIDKDFIDYLSGQKSLLESELYANQEYDAEQIEKIKDDFRMYAGEGMGGRGGQIPQYEDNRPTSIPTDSIDYWKEYNEAR; this is translated from the coding sequence CCTGCAGAAAACAGTGACCCTGTACGACACAACAGATTACGCCCATCGGGGCCTGGTACTGGAACAGGAAGTACTGGACGAATCCGGCTTTGTGTACCGCCGTACCGAACGCAGCTACAACTCTGTCCCGGTATACTATGCGACGAAGCATGTCGGCCGGGGAACGGTGTACGAGCAGAACCTGCAGGTCGGCTCGGTGTTCCCGCAGCTGACAGAGGAACGGACGACACAATGGGAAAAGTCGAGCGGCCCCTATGAAGGCTCAACGATTACCAGGAGCTACACCTACGACGAGTACGGGCTTGTCCGTACCATGCGTGAGAGTACCGAGAGCGGCAGCGATGAGGATACCCTCTGGCTCTCGATTGACTACGACAGGAGTACCGTACTGACCCAGGATCGCTACTGCGTGGGCCTTCCGACAGAGCTTGTCGTACAAAGCGGAGGAGAAAGCGGAAATACCCTGCGGCACCGGGAAGGAAGCTACGATGACACAGGACACCTTGTAAGCCTTACGACCTGGGAAGACGAGGATACATCATCTACAACGACCCTCACCTGGACCGAGAACGGCTTGGTACAGAGTATTATCGATCCCCGGGGAACCACTGTCCTCTACACCTACGACGATACCCTTGATCAGTTTGTGGAACGAATCGAAACCTCGGGAAGCGGCATAGCCGGGTATACAACGCAAATGGCCTGGGATTATACTCTGGGAGTGATGACCGAACGCACCGATGCCAACGGCCTGACCGAGAGAAGCGAATACGACAGCTACGGACGGCTGACTGCCGTCTATACCCCCTACGACGAGAGCATCCCGGCAGTACACTACGACTACGAGCATGCCGGGGATGCGTACTGGCGGAGCATCACCGAGAACAAGATCAGCACGGACCCTGAAAACGAGGAGACCCTCCGGACCATTATAGCAATCGACGGCCTTGGCCGAACAATCTACAGCGCCAAGAGCGGTGTGATGACCGATGAAAACGGAAGCGGCGAAACAGGCTGGAACGTAAGCGGAGCAGTCCGCTACGACAAAAAAGGACGGAGCATCGAAGAGGGGCAGCCCGGGTTCAGTCCCGGCCCTGATGACCCTGTCCCCGCAACCATGCGGAACGGGACGGTGACGGACTACGACATTCTGGACAGGCCCATACGGGTGGAACTGCCGGACGGCTCGGTCATGACCACTGAGTACGGCATAGAAGAAGGCCTCCCGAGAACCATCAGCACCGACCCGGAGGGGCGGGTAACAGAAACCCTGAGCGACCAGCGGGGACGTATCGTTGAACTGCGGAAGAAGTACCAATCCACCCTGCTCATGAAGAGCGCCTACAGCTACGACGTGCTGGGACAGCTGTGTGAAGCGGTGATACGGGATGAAAATGTAAGCGGATCACCTGAGTACAGAACGGAATACGAGTATGACCTCCGGGGCCTCCAGACCGCCGTGGAATCGGCTGACACCGGACGCACGACCTTGAGCTACGACGCGGCAGGACGCCTTGTAAAGAAGGTGAGCGCCGTACTGCGGGAAACCGGCGGAGCGGTGAACTACGAGTACGACGGCCTGGGGCGACTGATACACATCCGCTACCCCGACCCCGGTATGGATGTGAGTTATCAGTACGGAACGGCCGCCGCGGCCATCGAGTACGGGGCAGGACGGCTGTTGAGCAGAAGCGACGAATCAGGGAGCATCGACTACGAGTACGGAAAGATGGGTGAGGTTATTGCAGAGACCAGGACCCTGAGGCGCCTTGACCCCCTCTCGACCACCCGGGAGGCCCGCATCGAGTACCAGTCGAACTACCTGGGCCAGATGGAGAGCGTGAGGTATCCTGACGGAGAGGAGATCCGCTACGACTATGACGAAGGCGGGCAGGTAGTCCATGTTGAAGGCGTCCGGCCAAACGGAAGCACGACCGTATTCGTCGAGAGAATCGGTTACGACGAGTTCGGCCAGCGGAGCTATCTTGAATACGGCAACGGGGATGTGACCCGTTATACCTACGACCCCGAACGCCGCTGGCTCAGTACCTTGAACACAGAGAACCAGTGGGGACGGAACCTGCAGAACCTGAGCTACAGCTTTGACAATGTGGGAAACATCGAGGAGCGGAGAGACGCAAGCGGCAGGTACATGGGCACCCAGAGTTACAGCTACGACGGGCTCTATCAGCTGGTGGGAGAAGAGGGGACCTACGTGAACAAACCCGCCGGCCACACCAGCTGGACCGATCGCTACAGCCAGAGCTTCAGCTACGACGGCCTTGGGAATATCCTTACGAAGACCAGTACGGAAACCAGAGTCCCCTCGGCCTCTGTCCGGCCCCTGAATTACGAGCTGGACTATGAGTACGATGAACAACGTCCGCACCTTGCAACCAGGATAGGGGAGCTCTACTACAGCTACGATGCCAACGGAAATGTAACGAGGGAATCGACCCTGCCTGACGGCCAGTCCTCCGCCCATGAAGCCCCGAACCTGAGCACCATCGGGGATGTCCGCCGGGCCGACCAGGCCTTCGGCTTTATCAACGAAGTGGAAAGCGGAAACGAGAACGAGTACATCCGCAGCTTCAGCTGGGACGCGGAGAACCGCTTGAAGAGCGTCCTTACCTCCAACGGAAAGAGTGTGAAGTTTCTGTACGATGCCGACGGCAAGCGTACCACCAAGTATGCAGGGGACGGCTCCTACACCGAAGGCATAAGTGGCGAAACCCTCTACTTTAACGAATGGTGGACCGAAACCGCCGACTCCGGCAGCTTCCGCAGAGCCAAGCACATCTACGTGGGAAAGGAGCGCATCGTAACCCGCCTGAGTAACCCCTCCACGGGAGGAACTCCCTATGAAGACGTTAACACCTACTATTACCACCCCGACCACCTGGGAAGCGCCCACTGCATCACCGACCCCCAGGGAAACCCCTACGAGAGGATAGAGTATACCCCCTACGGTGAGATGTGGATCGAGATACAGGAGGATGAGGCTACAGCAAGTTATAACTACATACCCTTCCGCTTCACCGGCAAGGAGATGGACCGTGAGACCGGGCTGTATTATTACGGGGCGCGGTACCTTGATCCGAAGACGTCGAGGTGGATGAGCGGGGACCCTGCGGGGTACCAGCTAATGAATCCGATGGATGGAGAGGGGAAGCCGAGGCAGGGATACAGCATAGTTGAGGCGACGAACTGGTATTCGTATACAAATAATAATCCTATTATTTACGTTGATCCAAATGGAAATATATCAATCAAGTCAATATTTAATATCGGGCAATTAATGGTTTCTAATCCACAACCATTGGGAACACCAATGGAGGCACCACGCTCTGCATATGGAAAACAGTTTACTACCATTCAAGATTCGAGAAACGCGACCGCAAAAGTATTTAATGCAATCGGTTTCTTACCATCGGGTGTGACTCAAGTCTTATCATGGTTAGCTGTTGCTGCGGGTGCGGCTGAAGGTGACGTTAATCCAAGTGTTGTTAAGTATGAAGTACGGAAAGCTTTTATTACTGGTGCAAAAGATGAAATAAAGGTAATTGATGCGATAATTAATGGAGTCGATCCCAGTATTGACAAAGATTTTATTGATTACCTTTCTGGCCAGAAAAGCTTACTGGAAAGTGAGTTATATGCAAATCAAGAATATGATGCAGAGCAAATTGAAAAAATAAAAGACGATTTTAGGATGTACGCTGGCGAAGGAATGGGTGGCCGAGGCGGACAAATACCACAATACGAGGATAATAGACCTACATCGATACCAACTGATTCGATTGATTATTGGAAGGAATACAATGAGGCAAGGTAA